The genomic window CCGGTAAACGACAGTCACCTCGGCCTGAAGGCGCAAAGCCGTCCGCGCCGCATCGATAGCCACATTGCCGGCACCGATGACCGCCACCGTATCGCCCTTCCGGATCGGAACATCGGCCAGCGTCGCTTCTCCCAACTGTACTTCCTGTACTTTTTGCAAAAACGACGCCGCGTCGACGACGCCGGGAATCGTGTAATTTTTCACGCCGAGCCCCCAGGAATCCATCGTGCCGACAGCAATGAAGACGGCGGCAAACCCGTCGGCAAAAAGATCGTCGATCGATTTGTCTTCGCCGATTTCCGTATTGTAAACGAAGGTGACGCCCAGCGCTTCCAAATGCGCCGCTTCCCGTACGACAAATTCCTTATGCAGGCGAAAAGTCGGTATGCCGTAAAAAATCGTGCCGCCAGGCTGCGACGCCTGTTCGAACACGGTTACGCCGTACCCGGCTTTACGCAAATCATACGCCGCCGCAAGTCCTGCGGGCCCGCTGCCGACAATCGCCACTGCAGCCGCAGCGGGATATTTTTTCTTCCCGTCGAGAAGTCCGTTATCCAGAACCAGATCGGCGACAAATCGTTCCAATTTGCCGATCTGGATCGGCTTTTTAGCCCGATTCAGGACACATGCGCCTTCACACTGATTTTCACGGGGACACACCCGGCCGCAAATAGCGGGCAGATTGTTGCGATGATAAATGTATTCGGCAGCCGTGCCGAAATTCCCTTGTGCCAGAGCCTGAATAAACTGCGGTATTTCATTTTCGATAGGGCATCCCTGCCGGCACAGAGGCACCTTGCAATGTAAGCAACGCCTTGCTTCCGTTAATGCTTCCGGCAACGTATAATCCTGATCGCGCATGATTTCGTCATGAAATGATGCCAACGGATTCGTAGATGTATCAGCCATTATCATTATATCCTTTCTTCGCCGTGCCGGTTTTAAGCGAAGGGAACGACTGCCGGTTTCCGGCCGCGCCTGCGCCGTCACAACGCGTGCAAAAGCCACCGCGGCCTGTCGGCACCCGTTCCCTTCGCCGGAAAGACACGGTACCATATCTTCTTTATCATATAGGTTAACACCGCATATAGTCAAGAATATTTCCGTATACGCGCCATTTACGCGTCTCCGTTGTCCGTTGTTCCTTGGGTTCCGCCGCCGCACCGTTTCTGGTCATCCCGTGACGCGCAATTTTCCGCCGGTACACGGTGAAAGCGAACTGCTTAAAACGCGCCCGGCAGACAACACCTTTCTCCGGCAGACGAAGTTTACTGCCTTGGCGTTTAGGCACTATCCTCGCGGGACCGACGTTTGCATAGCGTCTTTGCCGTTCGCCATAAAGGACGGAGAAGAGGACGGGCGTGATGGAAATCATGGGAAATACGGGGCAATTTGCATTTATTTATGATCTAAACTCATTTATATGCGATCTATTGCAAAAACAGTATCGGTAATTTAAAAAAAAATGGGAAAACCTGTAATTTATAACAGGTCACAAATGCGACATATTTCTATACGATGGTAATAAAGAGATAGATGTTTTACGCAGGTGTTTTTCCGGGACAGCGAAAGGAGACGTGTATTTCCTTTCCCGTAAGGTAACCGTATCTTATGTTGTTTACGGAGAGGAGGCGTGTTATATGCAAAAGCACAGGAAACCAGCAGAAAAACAGCTCTTCAGGAAAAACCCGCAAAGGGAATAGCCGGCACGGGGAGCTCATCGCTGCGCTTGTACTGCCGACACTCTTTTCCGGAACCGGCAAAGGAACCGTCTGAACGGCGCCGGGAACCGTGAACAGAACGATGCGGCCAGCGCCGCAGAAGGCGCGTCTGCAATGTCGGCGCGACGGCGAAAACGAGGGGGACGCAAGCGCGACCTTCGCGTCGGATAAAGGGCAGGGCGTCCGAGTCAACACGCATGGGTGGCGGAAAAAGCAAGGCGCTGAGCAATGAAAACGCGGCTATGCAAAAAAAGGGGCCGCCAAAAATACGGAAATCGATACATAGGAAGATATGAGTAGGAGTCATCATGACCAAGTATGGAAACACACACAGAACCCTTTCCCTGCGCATTCTCTGCGTGCTGTTGTTAGGCACCTGCCTGTTGGGAGGACACGGCACGGTAAGCGCCATTGTTGACACCATGACTCCCACTAATACTAATAAAAATATCAGCGTAAATACCAACAGCGGGTCGGTCGAACTCACCCTCAGCGGCTTAGCTACGGAGCCCTGGCAGACGGCCCTGGGAGACGGCGCAGAGGCTACCGGGGGCCACGCTACCGCTATCGGAGCGGATGCAAAGGCCACAGCGCAGGGAAACACAGCCTTGGGAGACAATGCAAAGGCGGAGGGCACGAGCGCGGATGGCATGAGCGCTACGGCCATTGGCGCCGGCGCTTATGCAACCCGCGGAGGATCTTCTTTAGGGAATTACGCGTACGCCCGGGGAGACAACAGTGTAGCTTTCGGATCTGGGGCAAAAACAGGGACAGAAAGCAGTCCCGCATCAGGAACGGAGGCCATCGCCATCGGCTACACGGCAAAGGCGCAGAAGAAATGGGCAATTGCCATCGGGAGCGGCGCAAACGCTGATGGAGAGAGCGCAACGGTTTTGGGATACAAGGCGAAAGCTAGTGGGAAGAATGCACTGGCGCTCGGATACAATGCGACAGCGAGTCTGGAG from Megasphaera vaginalis (ex Bordigoni et al. 2020) includes these protein-coding regions:
- a CDS encoding FAD-dependent oxidoreductase, with protein sequence MADTSTNPLASFHDEIMRDQDYTLPEALTEARRCLHCKVPLCRQGCPIENEIPQFIQALAQGNFGTAAEYIYHRNNLPAICGRVCPRENQCEGACVLNRAKKPIQIGKLERFVADLVLDNGLLDGKKKYPAAAAVAIVGSGPAGLAAAYDLRKAGYGVTVFEQASQPGGTIFYGIPTFRLHKEFVVREAAHLEALGVTFVYNTEIGEDKSIDDLFADGFAAVFIAVGTMDSWGLGVKNYTIPGVVDAASFLQKVQEVQLGEATLADVPIRKGDTVAVIGAGNVAIDAARTALRLQAEVTVVYRRAEKNMKCLPSEYEEAKEEGIHFQFYSDPTAIIGVDTVEGLQYERQEILEDATMVPTGEFGVVKANKVIAAIGNRPQLSAIRTFGVHASDEGYIAVSSEPYANMTDRPGVFAAGDIVHKPQTVVLAMREGKKAAAGIAAYLQRRDSGAESV